One region of Palaemon carinicauda isolate YSFRI2023 chromosome 40, ASM3689809v2, whole genome shotgun sequence genomic DNA includes:
- the LOC137631928 gene encoding uncharacterized protein has translation MGVIDERVFSQLESPLAYFRYIDDIFVKATSTEAIENLRRTFEHNSILQYTFENSDDNSLPFLDVLISSTNEGFQTTVYTKPTNLGMCLNGESECPARYMASIIKAFLRRVLSHCSSWTDTHKELERAAQVLINNG, from the coding sequence atgggagtaATAGatgagagggtattctcccaactcgagagccccctcgcttatttccgttatattgacgacattttcgtcaaagctacttccaccgaagccatcgagaacctaaggaggacctttgagcaCAACAGCATCCTTCAATACACCTTTGAGAATAGCgacgacaacagcctcccgttcttggatgtcttgatttcttccacaaacgagggattccagaccaccgtctatactaagcccacaaatctcggcatgtgtttaaatggtgaaagtgaatgtcctgcccgctacatgGCCTCGATCATCAAGGCCTTTTTACGCAGGgtcttgtcacactgctcgtcatggactgacacccacaaggagctggaaagggccgcacaggtcctcatcaacaacggctaa
- the LOC137632029 gene encoding glycosyltransferase-like protein gnt14, protein NNNNNDSNNNNNINNNNNDKHNINNNNNNNNNNNNNNINNNNNNNNNDNNNNNKINNINNNNNNNNNNNNNNNNNNDNNNNNNNDNNNNNNNNNFNNNNNNKNNYNNNNNNNNNNNNNNNNNNNDNNNNNNNNYNNDNNDNNNNDNNNNDN, encoded by the exons aataataataataatgatagtaataataataataatattaataataataataatgataaacataatataaataataataataataataataataataataataataataatattaataataataataataataataataatgataataataataataataaaattaataatattaataataataataataataataataataataataataataataataataataatgataataataataataataataatgataataataataataataataataataattttaataataataataataataaaaataattata ataataacaacaacaataataataataataataataataataataataataataatgataataataataataataataataattataataatgataataatgataataataataatgataataataataatgataat